The Impatiens glandulifera chromosome 3, dImpGla2.1, whole genome shotgun sequence genome contains a region encoding:
- the LOC124929731 gene encoding ent-copalyl diphosphate synthase 1-like codes for MSSPPFLSDCVASSFTVKSPWKLCPQHKDVFQNGHTLIKLWDHDQILGQEAPDHDEVVGLKKIWQYIQTIRLMLSSMDDGEISVSAYDTAWVALVENIDGNGGGPQFPSSLQWIVDHQLNDGSWGDRLIFELHDRMLNTLACVVAMKHWNIHPNKCEQGMMFIRENINKLAEENAEHMPIGFEVAFPSLIELARNVGIEVSNDSPFLQEIYSRRNLKLKRIPKDIMHQVPTTLLYSLEGMSDLNWEKLLKLQSQDGSFLFSPASTAFALSQTKDSNCLAYLQRIVSKFNGAVPISYPLDLFERIWMTDRLERLGISRYFQAEIKQCLEYVHRYWTKDGICWARNSKVQDIDDTAMGFRVLRLHGHDVSSDVFKSFENDGEFYCFVGQSTQAVTGMLNLYRASQVVFPGEHLLEDAKKFSLKFLTEKQAANQIFDKWIITKDLPAEVKYALDVPWYASLPRLETRFYLEHYGGENDVWIGKTLYRMPLVNNNLYLELANLDYNNCQALHRLEWDIIQKWSIENNLSQYGMSKKGILKAYYLAAASIFEPERSIERLAWAKTTILIETIVGFFDEQGISNDIVRDFIEEFQARTSSQHINDIRTQTEGLVVTLVQTLNQISMDALLDHGRDIQHQLQNYWVTWMMTWKEGGEAGLIVRTINTCAGRSNLMSSPLYTRLFDLSNRLSYSLRANGDSGLVAIMSKIELDMQELLQLVLSSPSSDDIDREIKQTFLTVVKTFYYASYFNNSTINSHIAKVLFDGVI; via the exons AGCATAAAGATGTCTTCCAAAATGGTCATACATTGATAAAATTATGGGATCATGATCAAATTCTAGGTCAAGAAGCTCCTGATCATGATGAG GTGGTTGGGTTGAAAAAGATTTGGCAGTATATTCAGACCATCCGATTAATGTTGAGTTCCATGGATGATGGAGAAATAAGTGTGTCTGCCTATGACACCGCATGGGTTGCCCTTGTAGAGAACATAGACGGTAATGGAGGTGGCCCTCAGTTTCCTTCATCTCTTCAATGGATTGTTGATCATCAGCTCAACGACGGATCATGGGGCGACCGTTTGATATTTGAATTACACGATCGAATGCTCAACACGCTCGCATGCGTGGTCGCGATGAAACATTGGAACATCCACCCAAATAAATGCGAACAag GAATGATGTTCATAAGAGAGAACATAAACAAGCTTGCAGAAGAAAATGCAGAGCACATGCCTATCGGGTTTGAAGTGGCTTTTCCATCCTTAATTGAGTTAGCAAGAAATGTTGGTATTGAAGTCTCTAATGATTCACCATTTTTGCAAGAGATCTATTCGAGAAGAAACCTAAAGCTCAAAAG GATACCCAAAGACATAATGCATCAAGTTCCCACAACCCTACTTTATAGCTTAGAAGGAATGTCAGATTTGAATTGGGAAAAACTACTTAAACTTCAGTCCCAAGATGGATCATTCTTGTTCTCCCCGGCCTCCACTGCCTTTGCTCTCTCTCAGACGAAAGATTCCAATTGCTTGGCGTATCTTCAGAGAATTGTCAGCAAATTCAATGGGGCAG TCCCCATTAGTTATCCACTTGACTTGTTCGAACGTATTTGGATGACTGATCGGCTAGAACGCCTTGGAATATCCCGGTATTTCCAAGCTGAGATTAAACAATGTTTGGAGTATGTTCATAG GTACTGGACCAAGGATGGAATATGTTGGGCAAGAAATTCAAAGGTTCAGGATATTGATGATACAGCCATGGGATTTAGGGTCTTAAGATTACATGGTCATGATGTCTCAAGTG ATGTGTTCAAGAGCTTTGAGAATGATGGTGAGTTCTACTGCTTTGTAGGGCAATCCACACAAGCAGTAACGGGAATGCTTAACCTTTATAGAGCTTCACAAGTTGTATTCCCAGGAGAACATCTCCTGGAGGATGCCAAAAAGTTCTCATTAAAATTCTTGACAGAAAAACAAGCGGCAAATCAGATCTTTGATAAATGGATCATTACCAAAGACCTGCCTGCTGAG GTGAAGTATGCCCTAGATGTGCCATGGTATGCTAGCTTGCCCCGCTTGGAGACCAGATTCTACTTGGAACATTATGGTGGTGAAAATGATGTTTGGATTGGCAAGACCTTGTACAG AATGCCATTGGTTAACAATAACCTATATCTTGAGCTTGCAAATTTGGATTACAACAATTGCCAAGCATTGCACCGGCTGGAGTGGGACATCATTCAAAA ATGGTCCATTGAAAACAATCTTAGCCAATATGGAATGAGCAAAAAAGGAATCCTTAAAGCTTATTATTTGGCTGCCGCATCTATTTTTGAGCCAGAACGGTCTATAGAGAGGTTAGCGTGGGCTAAAACTACCATACTGATTGAGACGATAGTTGGGTTCTTCGACGAACAAGGAATTTCAAATGATATTGTACGTGATTTCATTGAGGAATTTCAAGCTAGAACTAGCTCCCAGCATATTAATGACATAAG GACACAGACAGAAGGACTTGTGGTAACACTTGTACAAACATTAAACCAGATCTCGATGGACGCACTCTTAGATCATGGTAGAGATATTCAACATCAACTACAAAATTAT TGGGTGACCTGGATGATGACATGGAAGGAAGGCGGTGAAGCTGGCCTAATAGTCCGCACCATAAATACGTGTGCTGGCCGTTCCAATCTAATGTCAAGTCCTTTATACACACGACTCTTTGACCTTTCAAACAGACTCTCTTACTCGCTTCGT GCAAATGGTGATAGTGGGTTAGTGGCAATTATGAGTAAAATTGAATTGGACATGCAAGAACTGCTTCAACTAGTGCTATCATCCCCATCATCAGATGATATTGACCGTGAGATCAAGCAGACTTTTCTAACAGTGGTGAAGACTTTCTATTATGCTTCATACTTCAACAATTCTACTATAAATTCTCATATAGCCAAAGTACTATTTGATGGAGTCATTTGa